A DNA window from Candidatus Oleimmundimicrobium sp. contains the following coding sequences:
- the lspA gene encoding signal peptidase II has protein sequence MILILVSFSTFLFDQLTKLYIRQNFSVGESAPVIDNIFHITYVQNNGAAFGLIPNQQTVLFFITFFVILIIAVFSIISRPKEISMQLALGLILGGAVGNLLDRLLIGTITDFLDFRIWPVFNVADSAIVIGTIILLWTIKIGVKFKKT, from the coding sequence TTGATTTTAATATTGGTTTCTTTCAGCACATTTCTTTTTGATCAACTTACAAAGCTATATATAAGACAAAATTTTTCAGTAGGAGAAAGTGCGCCGGTTATAGATAATATTTTTCACATAACTTATGTTCAAAACAACGGAGCTGCATTTGGCTTGATACCAAATCAGCAAACGGTATTATTTTTTATTACATTTTTTGTCATTCTAATTATTGCAGTTTTTTCCATTATTAGCCGGCCAAAAGAAATTTCAATGCAGTTAGCGCTAGGATTAATATTGGGCGGAGCTGTTGGTAATTTACTGGACCGTTTACTTATTGGGACCATCACTGATTTTCTGGATTTTCGCATTTGGCCGGTATTTAATGTTGCCGACTCAGCAATTGTAATTGGAACCATAATTTTATTGTGGACCATAAAAATTGGTGTTAAGTTTAAAAAAACTTAG
- the lgt gene encoding prolipoprotein diacylglyceryl transferase, producing the protein MHPILFKIWPITVYSYGFALAGAFIIGFFLLTAELERKKIETGFAYDLVLAAIIGGVIGARFFYVLAHLDYFSKYPLQIFFIQEGLVFYGGLAGGTLAVLSVVYRKKLPVSKIADAVAPCLAIGTAIGRIGCFLNGCCYGKPTNIFWAVKFPGVPLTRHPTQIYDLIYNLIIFCIIWSLRKKINKDGMIFWFYLFFYSIGRFSVEFFRVSALVLWGLTMAQIISIGLFLVSLMILLKKYSLLNFY; encoded by the coding sequence TTGCATCCTATTTTATTTAAAATTTGGCCAATAACGGTTTACTCTTATGGATTTGCTCTAGCTGGAGCATTTATTATAGGGTTTTTTTTATTGACAGCGGAGCTGGAACGTAAAAAAATTGAGACGGGTTTTGCTTATGACTTAGTTTTAGCTGCGATAATTGGTGGGGTTATAGGGGCAAGATTTTTTTATGTTCTGGCACATTTAGATTATTTTTCAAAATATCCTTTGCAGATTTTTTTCATTCAAGAAGGATTAGTTTTTTATGGAGGATTAGCCGGAGGAACTCTTGCTGTCCTTTCGGTTGTTTATCGCAAAAAGCTCCCAGTATCTAAAATAGCAGACGCAGTTGCTCCATGCTTGGCGATTGGAACAGCAATTGGTCGCATCGGTTGTTTCTTAAATGGATGTTGCTATGGAAAGCCCACTAATATATTTTGGGCAGTTAAGTTTCCGGGTGTCCCACTTACTCGCCACCCAACTCAAATTTATGATCTTATCTATAATTTAATAATTTTTTGTATTATTTGGAGTTTACGAAAGAAGATTAACAAAGATGGAATGATTTTCTGGTTTTATTTATTCTTTTATTCAATAGGGCGTTTTTCAGTTGAATTTTTCAGAGTTTCAGCTTTAGTATTATGGGGCCTTACTATGGCCCAAATAATTAGCATAGGTTTATTCTTAGTTTCTCTGATGATTTTATTAAAAAAATATTCATTATTAAATTTTTATTAG
- a CDS encoding RluA family pseudouridine synthase — translation MCFKVAETKRLNLKVGDEGKGQRLDSFLVNLKEIPSRSFAQHLIQKGFVRVDDKRVSKNHRLKKGEVIFLEIPPPELSSLTPEEILLNIIYEDNDIIVLSKPAGIVVHPAYGHPSGTIVNALLAHTKDLSGIGGNVRPGIIHRLDKDTSGLMIVAKNDEAHRILSSELKDRKIKRFYLALVHGVVEVDSGTIDAPIGRSLKNRKKMAVTEIAARNAITTFKVKQRFSQYTLLEAKLETGRTHQIRVHMKYINHSVVGDFTYGYRKNERNLGLNRQFLHAYKLEFIHPKTGKKIFLEDNLPEELETVLRHLQEHKA, via the coding sequence GTGTGTTTTAAGGTGGCGGAAACTAAGAGACTTAATTTAAAAGTTGGGGATGAAGGTAAGGGCCAAAGGTTAGACTCATTTTTAGTAAACTTGAAAGAAATTCCCTCAAGATCTTTTGCGCAACACTTAATACAAAAAGGTTTTGTTAGGGTTGACGACAAACGAGTTTCAAAAAATCATCGTTTAAAAAAAGGGGAAGTCATATTCCTTGAAATTCCTCCCCCGGAATTATCCTCATTAACCCCAGAAGAAATTTTGTTGAATATAATTTACGAAGATAATGATATAATTGTGCTTTCGAAACCGGCAGGAATAGTTGTCCATCCTGCGTATGGGCATCCAAGCGGAACAATAGTTAATGCGTTATTAGCTCACACAAAGGATTTATCGGGAATTGGAGGCAATGTAAGGCCCGGGATTATTCATAGGTTGGATAAGGATACTTCAGGATTGATGATTGTCGCAAAAAACGATGAGGCGCATCGGATTCTGTCAAGTGAACTAAAGGATAGAAAGATAAAACGTTTTTATTTAGCCTTAGTTCACGGGGTTGTTGAAGTCGATTCTGGAACAATTGATGCTCCTATTGGCAGAAGCTTGAAAAATAGAAAGAAGATGGCTGTTACAGAAATAGCTGCTCGAAACGCGATAACTACGTTCAAGGTAAAGCAAAGATTTAGCCAGTATACACTTCTTGAAGCCAAGCTGGAGACAGGTCGAACTCATCAAATTCGGGTTCATATGAAATATATAAATCACTCTGTTGTGGGCGATTTTACTTATGGTTATAGAAAAAATGAGAGAAATTTAGGTCTTAATCGCCAATTTCTTCATGCTTATAAACTCGAATTTATTCATCCAAAAACCGGGAAGAAGATTTTTTTGGAAGATAATCTACCCGAAGAACTTGAGACCGTTTTGCGTCATCTTCAGGAGCATAAAGCGTAG
- a CDS encoding PD-(D/E)XK nuclease family protein — MILSYSSISTYQNCPLSYKFAYLDKLPRKKSPALSFGSTIHKALYYFYNVPTPNPPSLEELLSFMHKNWLSRGYLNKSEESAYKEHAEHILTNFYRSNIDSFSLPVAIEYRFQIKLDEKLSSGETCLLSGVIDKVERTPDGKLEIVDYKTGKKLPSQSNVNNDLQLSMYYFAVKETWQIEPEKLTLYFVVPNMKISTIRKPEDIQKIKNLILKVAENINKGNFKPTENALCPWCDFQIYCPIFKYKFKNTNEAIEAKKVIDEYAMLRQKEKLLKERLGELQFLINQYFDENNCNKIYSETNEITRSERLVYDYDANKLKEIMEPLGLWEKILKIDSKRLDDLLKSDRLNEKIKELIETTKEIKSVSHNLYLKKIN; from the coding sequence ATGATACTAAGTTATTCGTCAATCTCAACATATCAAAATTGCCCGCTTTCTTATAAATTTGCTTATTTAGATAAGCTGCCTCGTAAAAAAAGTCCGGCCTTAAGCTTTGGAAGCACTATTCATAAAGCTTTATATTATTTTTATAACGTTCCAACACCAAATCCACCCTCTCTTGAAGAACTTCTGTCTTTCATGCATAAAAATTGGTTGTCAAGGGGATATTTAAACAAGTCGGAAGAGAGTGCTTATAAAGAACATGCTGAGCACATCCTAACAAACTTTTACCGTTCCAATATAGATTCCTTCTCTTTACCCGTTGCCATCGAGTATAGGTTTCAAATTAAACTCGACGAAAAATTGTCATCGGGCGAAACTTGTCTTCTTTCCGGAGTAATTGATAAAGTTGAAAGAACTCCCGATGGGAAACTTGAAATCGTTGACTATAAAACGGGAAAGAAACTTCCCTCTCAATCCAACGTCAACAACGACTTGCAGCTATCCATGTATTATTTTGCAGTTAAAGAAACTTGGCAAATTGAACCTGAGAAACTTACATTATATTTTGTAGTGCCAAACATGAAGATAAGCACTATCAGAAAACCCGAAGATATACAAAAAATAAAGAATCTAATCTTAAAAGTGGCTGAAAATATAAACAAAGGCAACTTCAAACCAACTGAGAACGCTTTATGCCCCTGGTGTGATTTCCAAATTTACTGTCCCATATTCAAATATAAATTTAAAAATACTAATGAAGCAATTGAGGCCAAAAAAGTAATTGATGAATACGCTATGTTAAGACAGAAAGAAAAATTGTTAAAAGAACGCCTAGGAGAACTGCAATTTCTCATAAACCAATATTTTGACGAAAACAACTGCAATAAAATTTATTCCGAAACAAACGAAATTACCAGATCTGAAAGATTGGTTTATGATTATGATGCCAATAAACTTAAAGAAATTATGGAGCCATTGGGACTTTGGGAAAAAATTTTAAAAATTGATTCTAAGCGCTTAGATGATTTACTGAAAAGTGATCGGCTCAACGAAAAAATCAAAGAGCTCATAGAAACCACTAAAGAAATAAAAAGTGTTTCCCACAATTTGTATTTAAAGAAAATAAATTAG
- the rpsB gene encoding 30S ribosomal protein S2, giving the protein MAIVSMKNLLEAGVHFGHQTRRWNPKMKPYIFTERNDIYIIDLQKTLALIESAYAFVRETVANGGSVMFVATKKQAHDAIEQEAVRCEMPYVNCRWLGGMLTNFETIKKRIDHLKELEEMQESGLMEKLPKKEASKLLAKKEKLAKNLTGIRNMNKLPDIMFVIDTKKEQIAVNEARRLEIPIVGVVDTNADPDEVDYIIPANDDAIRAVTLLSKIIADACLEGVSRRVPVEEEQEKLDLVEG; this is encoded by the coding sequence GTGGCAATAGTTTCAATGAAAAATCTGCTTGAAGCGGGAGTTCATTTTGGGCACCAGACTCGTCGTTGGAATCCAAAAATGAAGCCATACATCTTCACCGAAAGAAATGATATTTATATCATAGATCTTCAGAAGACACTGGCCTTAATTGAATCAGCTTATGCTTTTGTGAGAGAAACCGTTGCTAATGGCGGGTCGGTTATGTTTGTTGCTACAAAAAAACAAGCTCATGATGCAATTGAGCAAGAAGCCGTCAGATGTGAAATGCCTTATGTTAATTGTCGTTGGTTAGGTGGAATGTTAACTAACTTTGAGACAATTAAAAAACGCATCGATCACTTAAAAGAGCTTGAGGAGATGCAGGAAAGTGGATTGATGGAGAAGCTTCCCAAAAAGGAAGCTTCTAAGCTTTTGGCTAAAAAAGAAAAACTTGCTAAAAATCTCACTGGAATAAGAAATATGAATAAATTACCGGACATAATGTTTGTAATCGACACAAAGAAGGAACAAATAGCAGTCAACGAGGCAAGAAGACTCGAGATTCCTATTGTTGGCGTGGTAGACACTAATGCAGATCCTGACGAAGTGGATTACATTATTCCTGCTAATGATGACGCGATTAGAGCTGTTACTCTGCTTAGTAAAATTATTGCAGATGCTTGTTTAGAGGGCGTTAGCAGAAGAGTACCTGTTGAGGAAGAACAAGAAAAACTCGATTTAGTCGAGGGATAA